The Pseudanabaena galeata CCNP1313 genome includes a region encoding these proteins:
- the psaC gene encoding photosystem I iron-sulfur center protein PsaC, with protein MSHAVKIYDTCIGCTQCVRACPCDVLEMVPWDGCKAAQIASSPRTEDCIGCKRCETACPTDFLSVRVYLGAETSRSMGLTY; from the coding sequence ATGTCGCATGCAGTCAAAATTTATGACACCTGTATCGGCTGCACACAATGCGTGCGTGCCTGTCCTTGTGATGTTTTGGAAATGGTTCCTTGGGATGGATGCAAAGCGGCTCAAATCGCTTCTTCTCCCCGTACCGAGGACTGCATTGGTTGCAAACGTTGCGAAACAGCTTGCCCCACTGACTTCCTAAGCGTCCGTGTCTATCTTGGTGCTGAAACCAGCCGCAGCATGGGTCTTACCTACTAA
- a CDS encoding 1-deoxy-D-xylulose-5-phosphate reductoisomerase, which produces MKRITLLGSTGSIGTQTLDIVAEYPDKFQVVGMTAGGNIDLLAKQIRQFQPEIVAIASEKKLPELKEAIADLAVKPIMLAGAEGVETVAAYGDSEAVVTGIVGCAGLLPTIAAIKAGKNIALANKETLIAGGEVVVPLVKKHGVKLLPADSEHSAIFQCLQGVPEGGLRRIILTASGGAFRDRPTEELELVTVADALKHPNWAMGKKITIDSATLMNKGLEVIEAHYLFGVDYDQIEIVIHPQSIIHSLIELEDTSVLAQLGIPDMRLPLLYSLSYPDRIPTQWERLDLVKCGTLTFREPDHQKYPCMELAYAAGRAGGTMPAVLNAANEQVVELFLQERIRYVQIADLIKYVCDRHKCVSKPELEDILEADKWARNAVIEQVMLKV; this is translated from the coding sequence ATGAAACGCATTACTCTGCTTGGCTCCACTGGCTCAATTGGCACACAAACCTTGGATATCGTCGCGGAGTATCCTGACAAATTTCAGGTTGTGGGAATGACAGCAGGGGGAAATATTGATCTTTTAGCAAAACAAATTCGCCAATTTCAACCTGAAATTGTGGCGATCGCTAGCGAAAAAAAGCTCCCTGAACTTAAAGAGGCGATCGCTGATCTAGCCGTCAAGCCAATTATGTTAGCTGGAGCCGAGGGTGTGGAAACTGTTGCTGCCTATGGAGACTCGGAGGCAGTAGTAACAGGAATCGTTGGCTGTGCAGGACTACTGCCCACCATCGCCGCGATTAAAGCAGGTAAAAATATTGCGCTGGCGAATAAAGAGACTTTAATTGCAGGTGGTGAAGTGGTCGTGCCATTGGTGAAAAAACATGGCGTGAAGTTATTGCCTGCGGATTCGGAACATTCAGCAATTTTTCAATGCTTACAAGGCGTACCTGAAGGCGGACTGCGGCGGATTATTCTTACAGCTTCTGGTGGTGCATTTCGCGATCGCCCTACGGAAGAGCTAGAACTGGTAACAGTAGCTGATGCGCTCAAGCATCCTAACTGGGCAATGGGTAAGAAGATCACCATCGACTCAGCCACCCTAATGAATAAGGGATTGGAAGTGATCGAAGCCCATTATCTCTTTGGTGTGGATTATGACCAGATCGAGATTGTGATTCATCCTCAAAGTATTATTCATTCTCTAATTGAATTGGAAGATACTTCTGTACTCGCACAACTGGGGATTCCTGATATGCGTTTGCCCCTGCTCTATTCTCTCTCCTATCCCGATCGCATTCCTACCCAATGGGAACGCCTCGATCTCGTCAAATGTGGCACTCTGACCTTCCGCGAACCCGATCACCAGAAATATCCCTGTATGGAGCTAGCCTACGCCGCAGGTCGTGCAGGTGGAACTATGCCTGCGGTGTTGAACGCAGCTAATGAGCAAGTAGTGGAACTATTCCTCCAAGAGCGAATTCGGTATGTCCAGATTGCAGATTTGATTAAATATGTATGCGATCGGCATAAATGTGTTTCTAAGCCAGAGCTTGAGGATATTCTCGAAGCCGATAAATGGGCGAGAAATGCGGTGATTGAGCAAGTAATGCTAAAAGTCTAG